TGACATCGAGAAGATTTTCATTGGTGGGGATTTCAATGGACATATTGGAGCAACTTCTAGTGATTTTGATAGGGTTCATGGTGGCTTTTATTTTGGGGATAGAAATGGTGACGGAACCTTACTCCTTGACTTTTCTAAGGCCTTCAAGATGGTGATAGCTAATCTGTGCTtcccaaagaagaaaaataacttGGTTACCTTTCATAGCATAGGGTTAACAACTTAGATAGGCTATTGCAAAAGAGAAAGAGGGGCCtttgtaaggattgtaaggttatCTCGAGTGACAACCTCACTACCCAACATAATCTTTTTGTAATGGACTTAAAGATAACGTGAggtagaaagaaaaagaatcttTATATTCGGCCAAGGGTTAAATAGGGTTACTGACCCCTGCCTTCTCTTGATATTTGGGAGAGATGTTGATAGAGTTGGGGGCTTAGAGGATCAATGGGGATGCAGATAGTATATTGGAGAAGACAACTAGTTGCATTAGTGAGACAGCTAGAGATGTGCTTGGGTTGTTGAGGGGAAAGTTCGGTGGCTGTCCAgtggattggtggtggaatggagAATTTCAAGGCAAAGTGGAAGCTAAGAAGGCAGCCTATAAGAATTGGGTGGAATGGAGGGATGTGGAAGAGAGAGGACGAATAAGGAGATCAATAAGGCAGCTAGGATAACGACTAAGTTAGCGGTCACAGAAGCTAAGATGACAACCTTTGAAAGACTATATGTGGCATTAGGGGACAAAGAAGGAGATAAGAAACTTTATTGGCTTGCAAAAATGAGGGAGAGGAAAGACCGATACCAGGATCAAGTCGAGTGCATCAAGAATGAGGACGACAAGATATTGACGGATGATATACTCATCAAGCAAAGATGGTAAGACTACTTTCATAGAAAATTGAACGAAGTAGGTGATAGAGCTATCGTGCTAGGGGATTGGATATTGTGTATGCATTATAATTAA
This genomic stretch from Capsicum annuum cultivar UCD-10X-F1 unplaced genomic scaffold, UCD10Xv1.1 ctg36253, whole genome shotgun sequence harbors:
- the LOC124891493 gene encoding uncharacterized protein LOC124891493; translated protein: MNNKIMMMMIMLVAGGHTLNIIGAYAPQKGLDEEVKKLFWDDLDKVVRRIPDIEKIFIGGDFNGHIGATSSDFDRVHGGFYFGDRNGDGTLLLDFSKAFKMRINGDADSILEKTTSCISETARDVLGLLRGKFGGCPVDWWWNGEFQGKVEAKKAAYKNWVEWRDVEERGRIRRSIRQLG